A genomic stretch from Juglans microcarpa x Juglans regia isolate MS1-56 chromosome 3S, Jm3101_v1.0, whole genome shotgun sequence includes:
- the LOC121258742 gene encoding transcription factor TCP4-like — translation MGMTSIRGEIVQVQGGHIVLSTGCKDSKAVDWLIKKAKFAIDNLAELPPWHPPGTSNAIREQPDPDAGTIEMTIAKQSVSFGYNFQLYRKLAENPYDNSTFIPPSLDSEAITDTLKSLFSTSSATSFINFQSYPPEIVSRASNPTQDLGLSLNSFQDHSAPNGQTLFAESASVLPEREGRSCNMIWDGGEGRVLPSCRVGLRREREGLAT, via the exons ATGGGTATGACAAGCATCAGAGGAGAGATAGTCCAAGTCCAAGGTGGCCACATTGTCCTATCCACTGGCTGCAAAGACAG CAAAGCGGTGGATTGGCTAATCAAGAAGGCCAAGTTCGCCATTGACAATCTAGCTGAGCTGCCACCATGGCATCCACCTGGCACTTCTAATGCTATCCGAGAACAACCAGACCCAGATGCAGGCACAATAGAAATGACAATAGCAAAACAATCAGTGTCTTTTGGCTACAATTTTCAGCTCTATCGGAAATTAGCTGAGAACCCATATGACAATTCAACCTTCATTCCACCAAGTCTAGACTCTGAGGCCATCACAGATACCTTGAAATCTTTATTCTCGACAAGTTCTGCAACTTCCTTTATCAATTTCCAAAGCTACCCACCTGAAATAGTTTCAAGAGCCTCCAACCCCACCCAAGATCTTGGCCTATCCCTCAACTCTTTCCAGGACCATTCAGCTCCAAACGGCCAGACCCTTTTTGCGGAGTCGGCTTCGGTATTaccagagagagagggaaggtcTTGCAACATGATTTGGGATGGAGGAGAGGGAAGGGTCTTGCCGTCTTGTAGAGTGGGTctaaggagagagagggaaggtcTTGCAACGTGA